TCGAGCGAGGAGAGCCGGGTGAACTCGGCCTGGCTCATCCCCACGACCATCGCCGCGCTCACCACCCCGGGACCGTCGTAGACCACGATGGGCTGGTCGCGGGGCACGTGCGCCAGCGGCGCCAGGTCGGGCTGGGCAGGATCGATGTTCACCGCCCCCTCGATGTGGCTCAGCGCGAAGGCCGCCGCGGGCCGGGCATCGACCAGCAGCGGCGGGGGCCGGTTGGGATCGCGGGTCCACTGGACCAGCTCCGTCGGCGACACCTGCCGCACGTCACGGAACTTGAGCCGCACCGCCTGCCGCAGCGCCAGGCTGCCGAGGGGGCTGCCGTCCCAGGCCAGGCCGCCCAGCACCGCGAGGAACAGCAGCAGGGCGACGATCGTCTTCCGGGTGAAGCGCTTGCGGGGAGTCTTGGGGTTGGCCATGGGGTCAGGATGCCAGCCTGCCCGGCCGATGTCAACGCCACATGAAGGCTTCTTCCCGCGGACCGGCTGGAGCCGCCCCCGGGCGGTCGCTACCTTTCCCGCGGCAATGCTCACCCTCCTGCTCAACGCCGACCTGTACGCCCCGGATTCCCTGGGCCGCCGGCACCTGCTCCTGGGCGGCGGCCGGATCCTCTGGATCGGCGGGGAGCGGCCGATGCTGGATGGGAGCCTGGGCGTCACGGTTCGCGACCTGCACGGGCAGCGGGTGATCCCCGGGCTGATCGACGCCCACGTGCACCTCACCGGCGGCGGGGGCGAGGCGGGGTACGAGACGCGGGTGCCGCCGGTGCCGCTCACCCGCTTCACCACCGCCGGGATCACCTCGGTGGTGGGCGTGCTCGGCACCGACGACGTGACCCGC
The Gemmatimonadota bacterium DNA segment above includes these coding regions:
- a CDS encoding rhodanese-like domain-containing protein; this translates as MANPKTPRKRFTRKTIVALLLFLAVLGGLAWDGSPLGSLALRQAVRLKFRDVRQVSPTELVQWTRDPNRPPPLLVDARPAAAFALSHIEGAVNIDPAQPDLAPLAHVPRDQPIVVYDGPGVVSAAMVVGMSQAEFTRLSSLEGGLFRWVNEGHPVVDARGPATAVEPLSWAWGRLLKSRFHP